In Macadamia integrifolia cultivar HAES 741 unplaced genomic scaffold, SCU_Mint_v3 scaffold1129, whole genome shotgun sequence, the following proteins share a genomic window:
- the LOC122062835 gene encoding pentatricopeptide repeat-containing protein At2g13600-like, protein MILRLSWPRSKPVCPSTHVLLLRYLSSEVGLARKLMDSLYLDSSGDKSYMGFSQKFSEAMKACGDLQLIPDARKLHGHLMSTGFGSSIFLQNHLLNMYSKCGLIEDARRVFSEIESPNVFSWNTMINGLTDWGRLTEAMHLFEEMPERDSVSWNSMMSGYLQNLQYEETLKVFVSMIRDSNCGPDPFSFSCVMKACGSIRFLQFGSQVHGLAMKFDFVRDPFVETSVLDMYIKCGSMNSANQVFHQVPNPSLFCWNSMLFGYSKSSGMKKAMQLFHQMPERDDVSWNTMISILSQHGFGIQALSMFLEMWNEGFRPNSMTYASVLSACTSILDLGWGTHLHAHIIRYEPAVDVYMGSGLIDMYAKCGCLKEAKRVFDNLLEHNEVSWTSLIGGYAQSGYVEEALMLFNQMREVPVATDRFTLATVLGMCSSRKDISVGMQLHTHTVKIGLDDSVPVANALLTMYAKCGDVQNANRVFHFMPARDVISWTAMISALSQLGDVDRARAYFNKIPERNVITWNSMLATYLQYGFQEECLKLYTLMLREGVNPDWITFAIVFGACADAAVLRLGNQIIAQTTKFGLNSDVPVANSLVTMYSRCGRINEAREVFDSIINKDLVSWNAMMTGYAQNGQGKKLIEIFEEMLKVDLAPDHISYIAILSGCSHSGLISEGQYYFDSMTKDHRLCPRSEHFVCMVDLLGRAGLLEQAKNLIDNMPIKPGATIWGALLGACRIHGNTELAECAVKNLLELDPEDSGSYVLLAKIYADVGRLDGVAEVRKLMREKGIRKNPGCSWIEVDNRVHVFTVDDTNHPQMNDVLRMLEELIKKIEETGKYVNRISTSRSQGYHSEKLAVAFGLISLPPWMPIHVMKNLRICTDCHIVIKLISLVTTRELIVRDAIRFHHFKEGCCSCGDYW, encoded by the coding sequence ATGATCCTCAGACTCTCATGGCCGCGCTCGAAACCCGTCTGCCCTTCTACTCATGTACTCCTCCTCCGTTACTTATCCTCCGAAGTGGGTCTCGCAAGAAAGTTAATGGATTCTCTATACTTGGACTCTTCTGGGGACAAATCCTACATGGGTTTCTCCCAGAAATTCTCCGAAGCAATGAAAGCCTGCGGAGATCTCCAATTGATACCCGATGCTCGGAAGCTTCATGGTCACCTGATGTCCACTGGATTTGGGTCTTCAATTTTCCTTCAGAACCATCTATTGAATATGTATTCAAAATGTGGCTTAATCGAGGATGCAAGACGGGTTTTTAGTGAAATTGAGAGTCCCAACGTTTTCAGTTGGAATACGATGATTAATGGTTTAACGGATTGGGGGCGGTTGACTGAGGCAATGCATTTGTTTGAGGAAATGCCTGAAAGAGATTCTGTTTCTTGGAACTCAATGATGTCAGGTTATTTGCAAAACCTGCAATATGAAGAAACTTTAAAGGTCTTTGTATCCATGATTCGAGATTCTAATTGTGGACCGGATCCATTCTCTTTCTCCTGTGTGATGAAGGCTTGCGGTAGTATTCGGTTCCTTCAGTTTGGTTCACAAGTGCATGGTCTTGcaatgaaatttgattttgtgAGAGACCCATTTGTTGAAACTTCGGTTCTTGATATGTATATTAAATGTGGATCCATGAACTCAGCCAATCAAGTGTTTCACCAGGTACCAAATCCAAGTCTTTTTTGCTGGAATAGTATGCTGTTTGGCTATTCAAAATCTTCCGGCATGAAAAAAGCAATGCAATTGTTCCATCAGATGCCTGAGCGAGACGATGTATCCTGGAACACAATGATTTCAATCTTGTCGCAACATGGATTTGGGATCCAAGCTCTTTCTATGTTCTTAGAAATGTGGAACGAAGGTTTTAGACCCAATTCTATGACTTACGCTAGTGTTCTTAGTGCTTGTACGAGCATTCTTGACCTGGGATGGGGTACACATCTTCATGCCCATATTATTAGATACGAACCTGCAGTTGATGTTTACATGGGTAGTGGTCTGATTGATATGTATGCAAAATGTGGATGCTTGAAAGAGGCAAAACGGGTGTTTGATAACTTACTTGAACATAATGAAGTCTCATGGACTTCTTTAATTGGAGGCTATGCACAATCAGGCTATGTAGAAGAAGCATTGATGTTGTTTAACCAAATGAGAGAGGTTCCAGTTGCCACAGACAGGTTTACACTTGCCACTGTTCTAGGCATGTGTTCAAGTAGAAAAGATATATCTGTTGGGATGCAACTTCATACCCATACAGTCAAGATTGGACTGGACGACTCTGTTCCCGTTGCAAATGCTCTACTTACAATGTATGCTAAGTGTGGAGATGTTCAAAATGCGAACCGTGTATTTCATTTCATGCCTGCAAGAGACGTAATATCGTGGACAGCAATGATAAGTGCGTTGTCCCAGCTAGGTGATGTTGACAGAGCCCGAGCATATTTTAACAAGATACCTGAACGGAATGTAATAACTTGGAACTCAATGTTGGCCACATATTTACAATACGGGTTTCAGGAAGAGTGTCTGAAATTGTACACTCTGATGCTAAGAGAAGGAGTTAATCCAGATTGGATTACTTTTGCAATTGTTTTTGGTGCCTGTGCTGATGCTGCAGTACTCAGACTTGGTAACCAAATTATTGCTCAAACTACAAAGTTTGGACTCAATTCTGATGTGCCAGTTGCCAATAGTCTTGTTACAATGTATTCAAGATGTGGCCGCATCAACGAAGCACGGGAAGTTTTTGATTCAATAATCAATAAGGATTTGGTTTCGTGGAATGCCATGATGACAGGTTATGCTCAGAATGGTCAAGGGAAGAAACTGATTGAGATTTTTGAGGAAATGTTGAAGGTGGACCTGGCACCTGATCATATAAGCTACATTGCCATTCTATCGGGTTGTAGCCATTCAGGACTAATATCAGAAGGCCAGTACTATTTTGATTCCATGACCAAAGATCATAGACTCTGTCCAAGGTCTGAGCATTTCGTGTGCATGGTTGACCTTCTTGGTCGAGCTGGGTTGCTAGAACAGGCCAAGAACTTGATTGACAATATGCCCATCAAACCAGGTGCCACCATCTGGGGAGCTCTTCTCGGGGCTTGCCGTATCCATGGCAACACAGAACTTGCTGAATGTGCTGTCAAGAACTTGCTTGAGTTGGATCCAGAAGATTCTGGAAGTTATGTCCTTCTGGCCAAGATATATGCAGATGTGGGCAGGTTGGATGGTGTTGCGGAAGTAAGAAAATTGATGAGGGAGAAGGGAATCCGGAAGAACCCTGGTTGCAGCTGGATTGAAGTTGATAACAGGGTACACGTGTTTACAGTTGATGACACAAATCACCCACAAATGAATGATGTCCTTAGGATGTTGGAAGAGTTAATTAAGAAGATAGAAGAAACAGGAAAATATGTGAACAGAATTAGTACGAGTAGATCTCAAGGCTACCATAGCGAGAAACTTGCAGTAGCTTTTGGGTTGATCAGCTTGCCTCCTTGGATGCCAATCCATGTTATGAAGAATCTTCGGATCTGCACAGATTGTCACATAGTGATAAAGTTGATATCTCTTGTCACTACTAGGGAATTGATTGTGCGGGATGCCATCCgttttcatcatttcaaagaagGATGTTGCTCTTGCGGAGATTACTGGTAA
- the LOC122062853 gene encoding mitochondrial phosphate carrier protein 1, mitochondrial-like: protein MLRSIQRWLIVAQKTSLPTVSQIEGLENVISIQMHSLSKGRMGLVLGQYFKELYSDVFPDQNRSLIYFISSASSQVFADEALCPFEAIKFHVQTQLNFAKGLGDGFPKFYATEGLSGPASGDLKSQFKEVN, encoded by the exons ATGTTGCGTTCCATCCAGAGAtggttgattgtagcgcagaaAACCAGTTTACCCACAGTGTCACAGATCGAAGGGCTAGAGAATGTCATATCAATCCAGATGCATTCTCTATCAAAAGGAAGGATGGGTCTGGTGTTGGGCCAGTATTTCAAGGAGCTTTACTCTGATGTGTTTCCTGACCAGAACAGGAGCTTGATCTACTTCATCAGCAGTGCGTCTTCTCAGGTGTTTGCTGATGAGGCTCTCTGCCCTTTTGAAGCCATCAAATTCCATGTTCAAACACAACTTAATTTTGCAAAGGGCTTGGGTGATggatttccaaaattttatgCAACTGAAGGCCTCTCTGG GCCAGCAAGTGGTGATCTTAAAAGTCAGTTCAAAGAAGTGAACTAA
- the LOC122062852 gene encoding protein PLASTID MOVEMENT IMPAIRED 1 isoform X1, translating into MEKELPGRRNSNTQLLEELDALSQSLYQSHTSTRRTASLALPRSSVPPISSTIATATTKNEDRPESRPRSRRMSLSPWRSRPKLDDEDLQDRATMPSDRKQQLKKFIDDKPASTEKKGIWNWKPIRALSHVGMHKLSCLFSVEVVTVQGLPTSMNGLRLSVRVRKKETRDGAVQTMPARVLQGAADFEETLFVKCHLYCSSSGTGKQVKFEPRPFLIYVIAVDADELDFGRNSVDLSLLVQESIEKSFGGTRVRQWDISFDLSGKAKGGELVLKLGFQIMEKDGGLGIYGQAESPGPGRGADSTSSFGRKQSKSSFSIPSPKMSRRMEPLTPSKISTSMDFQAMDDLNLDEPEPASAPAPAPAPAPASSTSSIQKPEEMEPNIEDLDLPDFEVVDKGVEIQDKNEAEEDKSEDTADERSVSSEVVKEVVNDQIHQTRLSELDSIAQQIKALESMMGDENPVKTEDETESQRLEADEETVTREFLQLLEDEEANEFKFGQPDIHTFKLEAAEEADAAESKVFLSDLGKGLGSVVQTRDGGYLAAMNPFNNEVTRKETPKLAMQISKPLIISSHKSMSGFEIFQRMAAVGIEELSSEILSSIPIDELIGKTAEQIAFEGIASAIIHGRDKEGASSSAARTIAAVKSMTTAMSTGRKERISSGIWNVSQQPVSVDEILAFSMQKMESMAIEALKIQADMADKDAPFDVSPLVERTEIIRGKDPSHPMASAVPLDDWLRNGGLTTSKGDPGNPETLTLLVVVQLRDPLRRYEAVGGPIITLIQAAHVAATGSKYDEEKRFKVVSLHVAGLKVRAGGKRPQRDAEKPRLTAMQWLVAYGLGKAGRKGKHIQAKEQDLLWSLSSRIMADMWLKSMRNPDVKFPKQQ; encoded by the coding sequence atggaAAAGGAGCTCCCAGGGAGACGCAATTCCAATACTCAGCTCCTTGAAGAACTTGATGCGCTAAGTCAATCCCTCTACCAATCCCACACCTCCACCCGAAGAACTGCTTCCCTTGCTCTTCCCCGGAGCTCGGTTCCTCCAATATCATCTACTATTGCCACTGCTACCACCAAAAATGAGGACAGACCTGAGTCTAGGCCTCGTTCCAGGCGCATGTCCTTGTCCCCATGGCGATCCCGGCCGAAGCTTGATGATGAAGATCTACAGGACAGAGCTACTATGCCATCTGACCGGAAGCAACAGTTGAAGAAGTTTATTGATGATAAACCGGCTTCAACAGAAAAGAAAGGAATCTGGAATTGGAAGCCAATTCGTGCTCTTTCTCATGTCGGGATGCATAAGTTAAGCTGTTTATTCTCTGTTGAAGTAGTAACCGTTCAAGGTCTACCCACATCTATGAATGGGCTTCGACTTTCTGTTCGTGTCAGGAAGAAAGAGACCAGAGATGGGGCAGTGCAGACGATGCCCGCTAGGGTCTTGCAGGGGGCAGCAGACTTCGAAGAGACTCTTTTTGTCAAGTGTCATCTCTATTGCAGTAGTAGTGGCACTGGAAAACAGGTAAAGTTTGAGCCACGGCCTTTCTTGATTTATGTCATTGCTGTTGATGCTGACGAGCTTGATTTTGGAAGAAATTCTGTGGATTTGAGTCTCTTGGTTCAGGAATCCATAGAGAAGAGCTTCGGAGGAACGCGGGTTCGGCAATGGGATATTAGTTTTGATCTATCGGGAAAGGCAAAGGGAGGAGAATTAGTCCTGAAATTAGGATTCCAGATTATGGAGAAAGATGGTGGATTAGGAATTTATGGTCAAGCTGAGAGTCCGGGACCAGGTAGAGGTGCAGATTCCACGTCTTCTTTTGGTCGTAAACAATCAAAGTCTTCCTTCAGTATTCCCAGCCCAAAAATGTCTCGCAGAATGGAACCCTTAACTCCTTCAAAGATTAGTACATCAATGGACTTCCAGGCAATGGATGACTTGAATCTTGACGAGCCTGAGCCTGCTTctgctcctgctcctgctcctgctcctgcACCTGCTTCCTCGACTTCCTCCATTCAAAAACCTGAAGAGATGGAGCCAAACATTGAGGACCTCGATCTTCCAGATTTTGAAGTTGTGGATAAAGGAGTTGAGATACAAGACAAAAATGAGGCAGAAGAGGACAAATCTGAAGACACAGCAGATGAGAGATCAGTTTCTAGTGAGGTGGTCAAGGAAGTTGTGAATGATCAAATCCACCAAACGAGATTATCAGAGCTTGATTCAATCGCTCAGCAGATCAAAGCTCTTGAATCTATGATGGGTGATGAAAATCCAGTTAAAACAGAGGATGAAACTGAATCACAAAGATTAGAGGCTGATGAAGAAACTGTAACAAGAGAATTTCTTCAGCTGCTTGAGGATGAGGAGGCTAATGAATTCAAATTTGGTCAACCTGACATTCATACTTTCAAACTGGAAGCTGCTGAAGAAGCTGACGCCGCTGAATCCAAAGTTTTCCTGTCAGACCTTGGAAAGGGCTTAGGCTCCGTGGTCCAGACAAGAGATGGAGGTTATTTAGCTGCCATGAATCCTTTCAATAATGAGGtaacaagaaaagaaactcCAAAACTTGCAATGCAAATCTCAaaaccattgattatttcatcaCACAAATCCATGAGTGGGTTTGAGATCTTTCAGAGAATGGCAGCTGTAGGAATTGAAGAACTAAGCTCAGAAATCTTATCTTCAATTCCAATTGATGAACTGATAGGTAAAACAGCAGAACAGATAGCTTTTGAAGGCATTGCTTCAGCAATCATCCATGGAAGGGACAAAGAAGGTGCTAGCTCAAGTGCAGCTCGTACCATTGCAGCAGTAAAATCCATGACAACTGCAATGAGTACAGGCAGGAAAGAGAGGATCTCAAGTGGAATTTGGAATGTGAGTCAGCAACCAGTATCGGTAGATGAGATTCTAGCTTTCTCAATGCAAAAAATGGAATCTATGGCAATCGAAGCTTTAAAGATACAGGCAGACATGGCAGACAAAGATGCACCTTTTGATGTTTCTCCACTAGTTGAGAGGACAGAAATAATCAGGGGGAAAGATCCAAGCCACCCCATGGCCTCTGCTGTTCCACTTGATGATTGGTTGAGAAATGGAGGTCTAACTACCTCCAAAGGTGATCCTGGAAACCCAGAAACTCTCACACTATTAGTGGTTGTCCAGCTAAGAGATCCACTGAGGCGATACGAGGCAGTAGGAGGACCAATTATCACACTGATTCAGGCCGCACATGTGGCTGCAACAGGGTCCAAATATGACGAGGAGAAGAGGTTCAAAGTGGTGAGTTTGCATGTTGCAGGCTTGAAGGTGAGAGCAGGAGGGAAGCGGCCTCAACGGGATGCTGAGAAGCCGCGACTGACTGCAATGCAGTGGTTGGTTGCCTATGGACTGGGTAAGGCAGGAAGGAAGGGCAAACATATCCAAGCAAAAGAACAGGATTTACTCTGGAGCCTTTCTTCGCGCATAATGGCAGATATGTGGCTAAAGTCGATGCGAAATCCAGATGTAAAATTCCCCAAGCAACAATAG
- the LOC122062852 gene encoding protein PLASTID MOVEMENT IMPAIRED 1 isoform X2 has product MEKELPGRRNSNTQLLEELDALSQSLYQSHTSTRRTASLALPRSSVPPISSTIATATTKNEDRPESRPRSRRMSLSPWRSRPKLDDEDLQDRATMPSDRKQQLKKFIDDKPASTEKKGIWNWKPIRALSHVGMHKLSCLFSVEVVTVQGLPTSMNGLRLSVRVRKKETRDGAVQTMPARVLQGAADFEETLFVKCHLYCSSSGTGKQESIEKSFGGTRVRQWDISFDLSGKAKGGELVLKLGFQIMEKDGGLGIYGQAESPGPGRGADSTSSFGRKQSKSSFSIPSPKMSRRMEPLTPSKISTSMDFQAMDDLNLDEPEPASAPAPAPAPAPASSTSSIQKPEEMEPNIEDLDLPDFEVVDKGVEIQDKNEAEEDKSEDTADERSVSSEVVKEVVNDQIHQTRLSELDSIAQQIKALESMMGDENPVKTEDETESQRLEADEETVTREFLQLLEDEEANEFKFGQPDIHTFKLEAAEEADAAESKVFLSDLGKGLGSVVQTRDGGYLAAMNPFNNEVTRKETPKLAMQISKPLIISSHKSMSGFEIFQRMAAVGIEELSSEILSSIPIDELIGKTAEQIAFEGIASAIIHGRDKEGASSSAARTIAAVKSMTTAMSTGRKERISSGIWNVSQQPVSVDEILAFSMQKMESMAIEALKIQADMADKDAPFDVSPLVERTEIIRGKDPSHPMASAVPLDDWLRNGGLTTSKGDPGNPETLTLLVVVQLRDPLRRYEAVGGPIITLIQAAHVAATGSKYDEEKRFKVVSLHVAGLKVRAGGKRPQRDAEKPRLTAMQWLVAYGLGKAGRKGKHIQAKEQDLLWSLSSRIMADMWLKSMRNPDVKFPKQQ; this is encoded by the exons atggaAAAGGAGCTCCCAGGGAGACGCAATTCCAATACTCAGCTCCTTGAAGAACTTGATGCGCTAAGTCAATCCCTCTACCAATCCCACACCTCCACCCGAAGAACTGCTTCCCTTGCTCTTCCCCGGAGCTCGGTTCCTCCAATATCATCTACTATTGCCACTGCTACCACCAAAAATGAGGACAGACCTGAGTCTAGGCCTCGTTCCAGGCGCATGTCCTTGTCCCCATGGCGATCCCGGCCGAAGCTTGATGATGAAGATCTACAGGACAGAGCTACTATGCCATCTGACCGGAAGCAACAGTTGAAGAAGTTTATTGATGATAAACCGGCTTCAACAGAAAAGAAAGGAATCTGGAATTGGAAGCCAATTCGTGCTCTTTCTCATGTCGGGATGCATAAGTTAAGCTGTTTATTCTCTGTTGAAGTAGTAACCGTTCAAGGTCTACCCACATCTATGAATGGGCTTCGACTTTCTGTTCGTGTCAGGAAGAAAGAGACCAGAGATGGGGCAGTGCAGACGATGCCCGCTAGGGTCTTGCAGGGGGCAGCAGACTTCGAAGAGACTCTTTTTGTCAAGTGTCATCTCTATTGCAGTAGTAGTGGCACTGGAAAACAG GAATCCATAGAGAAGAGCTTCGGAGGAACGCGGGTTCGGCAATGGGATATTAGTTTTGATCTATCGGGAAAGGCAAAGGGAGGAGAATTAGTCCTGAAATTAGGATTCCAGATTATGGAGAAAGATGGTGGATTAGGAATTTATGGTCAAGCTGAGAGTCCGGGACCAGGTAGAGGTGCAGATTCCACGTCTTCTTTTGGTCGTAAACAATCAAAGTCTTCCTTCAGTATTCCCAGCCCAAAAATGTCTCGCAGAATGGAACCCTTAACTCCTTCAAAGATTAGTACATCAATGGACTTCCAGGCAATGGATGACTTGAATCTTGACGAGCCTGAGCCTGCTTctgctcctgctcctgctcctgctcctgcACCTGCTTCCTCGACTTCCTCCATTCAAAAACCTGAAGAGATGGAGCCAAACATTGAGGACCTCGATCTTCCAGATTTTGAAGTTGTGGATAAAGGAGTTGAGATACAAGACAAAAATGAGGCAGAAGAGGACAAATCTGAAGACACAGCAGATGAGAGATCAGTTTCTAGTGAGGTGGTCAAGGAAGTTGTGAATGATCAAATCCACCAAACGAGATTATCAGAGCTTGATTCAATCGCTCAGCAGATCAAAGCTCTTGAATCTATGATGGGTGATGAAAATCCAGTTAAAACAGAGGATGAAACTGAATCACAAAGATTAGAGGCTGATGAAGAAACTGTAACAAGAGAATTTCTTCAGCTGCTTGAGGATGAGGAGGCTAATGAATTCAAATTTGGTCAACCTGACATTCATACTTTCAAACTGGAAGCTGCTGAAGAAGCTGACGCCGCTGAATCCAAAGTTTTCCTGTCAGACCTTGGAAAGGGCTTAGGCTCCGTGGTCCAGACAAGAGATGGAGGTTATTTAGCTGCCATGAATCCTTTCAATAATGAGGtaacaagaaaagaaactcCAAAACTTGCAATGCAAATCTCAaaaccattgattatttcatcaCACAAATCCATGAGTGGGTTTGAGATCTTTCAGAGAATGGCAGCTGTAGGAATTGAAGAACTAAGCTCAGAAATCTTATCTTCAATTCCAATTGATGAACTGATAGGTAAAACAGCAGAACAGATAGCTTTTGAAGGCATTGCTTCAGCAATCATCCATGGAAGGGACAAAGAAGGTGCTAGCTCAAGTGCAGCTCGTACCATTGCAGCAGTAAAATCCATGACAACTGCAATGAGTACAGGCAGGAAAGAGAGGATCTCAAGTGGAATTTGGAATGTGAGTCAGCAACCAGTATCGGTAGATGAGATTCTAGCTTTCTCAATGCAAAAAATGGAATCTATGGCAATCGAAGCTTTAAAGATACAGGCAGACATGGCAGACAAAGATGCACCTTTTGATGTTTCTCCACTAGTTGAGAGGACAGAAATAATCAGGGGGAAAGATCCAAGCCACCCCATGGCCTCTGCTGTTCCACTTGATGATTGGTTGAGAAATGGAGGTCTAACTACCTCCAAAGGTGATCCTGGAAACCCAGAAACTCTCACACTATTAGTGGTTGTCCAGCTAAGAGATCCACTGAGGCGATACGAGGCAGTAGGAGGACCAATTATCACACTGATTCAGGCCGCACATGTGGCTGCAACAGGGTCCAAATATGACGAGGAGAAGAGGTTCAAAGTGGTGAGTTTGCATGTTGCAGGCTTGAAGGTGAGAGCAGGAGGGAAGCGGCCTCAACGGGATGCTGAGAAGCCGCGACTGACTGCAATGCAGTGGTTGGTTGCCTATGGACTGGGTAAGGCAGGAAGGAAGGGCAAACATATCCAAGCAAAAGAACAGGATTTACTCTGGAGCCTTTCTTCGCGCATAATGGCAGATATGTGGCTAAAGTCGATGCGAAATCCAGATGTAAAATTCCCCAAGCAACAATAG